From Malaciobacter mytili LMG 24559:
AAGTGAAGGTGGATATAAAGTAAGAGGAAAAACAAAAGAAGATGAAGAACAACTAATAAAAGATGCCCTTGCTGTACAAAATGCAGGTGCTTTTGCCATAGTTGTAGAAGGTGTTTTAAGCAGTGTTGCTAAAAAAATCACTGAAGCAGTAAAAATACCTGTAATTGGAATTGGTGCAGGTAATGTAACAGATGGGCAAGTTTTAGTTTGGTCTGATATGTTAGGTTTCTTTGAAGAGTTTAAACCTAAATTTGTAAGAAAATATTTAGAAGGTGCAACTTTAGTAAAACAAGCAGTAGAGCAATATAAAAGTGATGTTCAATCTCAAGCTTTTCCTGCAAAAGATGAAGAGTATTAATTTGGAGTAAAATGTGGAAAGACTTGTTGAAGTAGAGCAAATCTCTTTTGAAGAAGATAATAATGAAATAAGCTTAAGACCTTCTTCTTGGGATGATTATATTGGTCAAGAAAAAATCAAAAAAAATTTAAGAGTATTTATAGATGCTTCTAGAAAAAGAAATGAAGCATTGGATCATATTTTATTTTATGGACCTCCAGGTCTTGGGAAAACTACACTTTCATATCTAATTTCAAATGAGATGAATTCAAATATAAAAATCACTGCTGGGCCAATGATTGAAAAAAGTGGTGATTTAGCAGCTATTTTAACTAATCTTGAAGAGGGGGATATTTTATTTATTGATGAAATTCATAGATTAAGCCCTGCGGTTGAAGAGATACTATATCCAGCAATGGAAGATTATCGACTTGATATTATTATTGGAAGTGGACCAGCAGCACAAACAGTAAAAATTGATCTTCCAAGGTTTACTCTTATTGGAGCAACAACAAGAGCTGGAATGTTATCAAATCCTTTAAGAGAAAGATTTGGTATGCACTTTAGAATGCAATTTTACACTTATGAAGAGTTAGCAAAAATTATTCAAAAAGCCTCTTTAAAATTAAATAAATTTTGTGAAGATGATGCAGCTTTGGAAATTTCAAGAAGAAGTAGAGGAACACCAAGGGTTGCTTTAAGACTTTTAAGAAGAGTTAGAGATTTTGCTGAAGTTGAAAATGAAACAAAAATAATAAAACAAAGATGTGCTTATGCTTTAGATGAGCTAGGAGTAAATGAAAGTGGTTTTGATGAAATGGATATTAATCTACTTGAATTACTTGTATCAAATAAAGGTAAACCTATGGGGCTTTCAACAATAGCAGCTGCCTTAAGTGAAGATGAGGGAACAATTGAAGATGCAATTGAACCATATCTTTTAGCAAATGGCTTTATTGAAAGAACAGCAAGGGGTAGAGTTGCAAGTGTAAAAACTTATGAAATGTTTAGATTATCACACCCAAGTAGTTCAAAAATTCAAGAGGA
This genomic window contains:
- the ruvB gene encoding Holliday junction branch migration DNA helicase RuvB — its product is MERLVEVEQISFEEDNNEISLRPSSWDDYIGQEKIKKNLRVFIDASRKRNEALDHILFYGPPGLGKTTLSYLISNEMNSNIKITAGPMIEKSGDLAAILTNLEEGDILFIDEIHRLSPAVEEILYPAMEDYRLDIIIGSGPAAQTVKIDLPRFTLIGATTRAGMLSNPLRERFGMHFRMQFYTYEELAKIIQKASLKLNKFCEDDAALEISRRSRGTPRVALRLLRRVRDFAEVENETKIIKQRCAYALDELGVNESGFDEMDINLLELLVSNKGKPMGLSTIAAALSEDEGTIEDAIEPYLLANGFIERTARGRVASVKTYEMFRLSHPSSSKIQEETLF